A window of Hymenobacter siberiensis genomic DNA:
CTGCCCCGGCACCAGGCCCAGGTCGGCCACGGCCTGCCGCCGGCCGTCGGCGTGGGTCAGGCAGTGGTGCTTGGGCAGGCGCATGACAAAATTAAGCCCATTGTCTTTGAGCCACTTGAACCACGCATGGCCGACAAATTCCCGGTCGCCCACGACCAGGCCGATGCGGTCTTTGCCCAGCAAGGCCAGGCACTTTTCGAGCACCGCGATGCGGTCGGCGGCGTTGGAGTTGCCGCTGCGGTTGTCGAGCAGGTGCCAATAAAGGGGCACGTGGACCTCGCCCGTGCCGACGGTGACGAGCAGGATGTTCACTTGGCACTGGCCGAAGTCCCACTCCGTGCGGTCGAGGCATAAGCGCAGCTTGCCCTGCGCAGGCAACAAACTCAGTAAAATCCTGGCCACCAGTACGTAATTGAGGTCTACTTCGCGGAAAAAGTCCTGAATGCGCGTTTCGTTCGAGGCGGGCTTGGCCGCGTCATTGAGGTGCTGGGCCACCTCGCCGAATTGCACGTTGCGGCTCTTTATCAGGCCAAGAATAAACTGGCCCACAAACTTTTGGCGGGACAAGTGGCCCACAAACGGGGCCTGCTGCAAAAGCGTCGTAATTTTAGCGGCGAAGTGTTGCTTCACGGGGCAGAACGGGTTTTTGGTGGTGTCGTAACCCCAAAGGTCGGGCTGCCCCGTTTTTGTACCTGAAAAATAGTAGGGTAGAGTAGGGTTTGGGTTGAACGAATTTAACAGAACGGTCATGCCGAGCGCAGCCGAGGCATCTCGCGTGTAGAGCAGTAACCCAATCGCTGCAACGATGCGAGCGAGATGCCTCGGCTGCGCTCGGCATGACCGTTGTGCTTTCTTTTTCCGTTAAACGCTTGGTTCACCAACCCGCATAATCAATTGAAAACCCTTTCCCGTGACCTGAGCTGGCTGCGTTTCAACGCCCGCGTATTGCAGGAAGCCCAGTGCCCCACCGTGCCGCTGCTGGAGCGCCTCAAATTTCTGGCTATTTTCAGCAGCAACCTCGACGAGTTTTTTAAGGTGCGCGTGGCCACGTTGCGGCGGCTGACGAAGCTCAAAAAGAAAACCCGCGCCAAGCTCGGCGAAAGCCCCAAGCGGCAGCTGAAAGAAGTGCTGGCCGAAGTGGCGCGGCAGCAGCAGGAATTCGGGGCCACGTTCCGCGAGCAGCTGCTGCCCGAGCTCAACCGCCGCCGCATTCACCTGCTCACCGAGGCCACCCTCACCGACCAGCAGCGCGAGTGGACGGCCCGCTACTTTGCCGAAAACGTGCGCGACCTGCTCTCGCCCATGGTGCTCGATGACACCCTGCACCACCTCTTTCTCAAGGACCAGGCCGTTTACCTCACCTTCTTCCTCAGCCAGCCCCACGCCGCCGCTGGCAAAGCCAAAAGACGGCCCGACGATGAGCGGGTGCTGATAATGGAGCTGCCTACCAAGCGCCATGGCAGCCGCTTCGTGCGCCTGCCCGACGAAGGCGAGGAGCGCTACGTACTGTTTCTGGACGATGTGATTCGGGTGGGCGCGGCCAGTCT
This region includes:
- a CDS encoding IS4 family transposase → MKQHFAAKITTLLQQAPFVGHLSRQKFVGQFILGLIKSRNVQFGEVAQHLNDAAKPASNETRIQDFFREVDLNYVLVARILLSLLPAQGKLRLCLDRTEWDFGQCQVNILLVTVGTGEVHVPLYWHLLDNRSGNSNAADRIAVLEKCLALLGKDRIGLVVGDREFVGHAWFKWLKDNGLNFVMRLPKHHCLTHADGRRQAVADLGLVPGQVRRFAHVQVDGVWGQVWVKAVAADAFVFLFATAGLNHLEQLYAKRWTIEQCFQNLKGRGFNLEATHLRCFQKLRKLVALVSLAYAFCLGVGAAAHGGRQPIARKNHGYRAASLSRHGLNLLRQLARPLTLPEDPLARLVETLLNWITRQLAKNQLLKIVG